The proteins below are encoded in one region of Ostrea edulis chromosome 3, xbOstEdul1.1, whole genome shotgun sequence:
- the LOC125677432 gene encoding uncharacterized protein LOC125677432: MATAHHLLRRKMTDPETRNHGSLPLISAPLKDKTQKKKAGEIQHLTKLPSIYIPSVPVSRSPNLKIQLTDFIGNRPDSYKGETTHDSDLKVNIIARDKAIQLLQQYNEIVGGNENLAVKNLPPIKVSIRPSGADLGFKKDKMSKKIPVFTEGISSISKRQEPSFTVPKENVIRANLPRNVVVAQKKNKFTFGVKNNKKHRKDDKGELPQFKQMKKLGLDSMPSVDMGRYLNKSQMMQESVNLRSGIKGAYFKSPRKGDDKIEEENQTNGQRGYESDRTRVLSKKTYPQSTSRSESKLSVVSVGDSLGPSYFSNRRNQKGEFSLFDARMHNEAHRMRYQPRDPSIYGVCSLAPIHVGGPLQRVGTLDPILQGPQKSNKSLKGPQKKSQKGKRKDAYSDIGPWQSDVIIPTEFQKENGELLPVANEVLEDTDYSETMSYQRELLFRKNMTSPTGSESTMTTHTHIANPPPSYVSSNDDDYSRQFDNPRAMLQIQEEQSNLTLENVEAHNRDMEINSIATSNSIMRRRKDGRRSRVKPEPKIVNLEIEGEKSGRTSVIEDGLFLTIPSVSVDLEKRPPHTVKAEVDRNINDSRATCYSTRSDNDNPKLAVKNIRFHNDHIQIPDTNVVTPEINVTSDNSDTEIILKANNDDSKENLARVDTEEEFKKFTMSNKTMQFISPLQVIDNAKRH, encoded by the coding sequence ATGGCGACAGCTCATCACCTTTTGCGAAGAAAGATGACCGATCCCGAAACTCGTAACCATGGATCTCTTCCGCTTATTAGTGCTCCATTAAAAGATAAAACACAGAAGAAAAAAGCGGGAGAGATCCAGCACCTGACCAAACTACCTTCAATTTACATCCCCTCCGTCCCCGTGTCACGCTCACCAAACCTAAAGATTCAGTTGACCGACTTCATTGGAAACCGACCCGACAGTTACAAAGGCGAGACGACTCACGACTCCGATTTGAAGGTCAATATAATTGCTCGTGACAAGGCAATCCAGCTTCTTCAACAGTATAACGAGATAGTTGGAGGAAACGAAAACCTGGCGGTGAAAAATTTACCCCCGATCAAAGTGTCGATCCGTCCCAGTGGCGCAGATTTAGGTTTTAAGAAAGACAAAATGTCCAAGAAGATTCCCGTTTTCACGGAAGGCATCAGCTCCATCAGCAAAAGACAAGAACCGTCGTTCACAGTacccaaagaaaatgtaattcGTGCTAATCTACCAAGAAACGTTGTTGTTGCACAAAAGAAGAATAAGTTTACATTTGGGGTGAAAAATAACAAGAAACATAGGAAAGATGACAAAGGCGAACTTCCTCAGTTTAAACAGATGAAGAAACTCGGTTTGGACAGCATGCCTTCAGTAGACATGGGGAGATATCTCAACAAATCACAGATGATGCAAGAGAGCGTCAACTTACGTAGTGGGATAAAGGGTGCATATTTTAAATCTCCACGAAAGGGTGATGACAAAATTGAGGAAGAAAACCAAACCAACGGCCAAAGAGGATATGAATCCGATAGAACGCGTGTATTGTCCAAGAAAACGTATCCCCAAAGCACTTCTCGATCAGAGAGCAAACTGAGTGTGGTATCCGTAGGAGATTCACTGGGACCGTCATACTTTTCAAATCGTAGAAACCAGAAAGGCGAGTTTTCACTCTTTGATGCACGCATGCACAATGAGGCTCATAGAATGAGATACCAACCACGTGACCCGTCAATCTACGGTGTGTGTTCGTTGGCACCTATACACGTAGGTGGGCCGCTGCAGAGAGTTGGGACACTTGATCCAATCTTGCAGGGGCCACAAAAATCCAACAAATCTCTGAAAGGTCCGCAAAAGAAGTCCCAGAAAGGAAAAAGAAAGGATGCTTATAGTGACATTGGCCCCTGGCAAAGTGATGTCATTATTCCAACTGAGTTTCAGAAAGAAAATGGTGAACTTTTACCAGTGGCTAATGAAGTACTAGAAGACACTGACTATTCAGAGACAATGTCGTATCAAAGAGAACTACTATTCCGTAAGAATATGACAAGTCCAACCGGAAGTGAGTCCACCATGACGACACATACACATATCGCCAATCCACCCCCGTCCTACGTTTCCAGTAACGACGACGATTACTCCAGGCAATTTGATAACCCACGGGCAATGCTACAAATCCAGGAGGAACAGTCAAATCTTACTCTAGAAAATGTCGAGGCACACAACAGAGACATGGAAATTAATTCGATAGCAACGAGTAACAGTATCATGAGGAGAAGAAAAGACGGACGAAGGAGCCGGGTTAAACCGGAACCTAAAATCGTAAACCTGGAGATTGAAGGTGAAAAGAGCGGAAGAACGTCCGTCATCGAGGACGGTTTGTTCCTGACAATTCCCTCGGTCAGTGTTGACTTGGAGAAGCGACCTCCTCACACAGTCAAAGCAGAAGTCGATCGAAATATCAACGACTCGAGAGCCACGTGCTATAGCACGCGCTCTGACAATGACAACCCAAAATTGGCCGTGAAAAACATTAGGTTTCATAATGACCATATTCAGATCCCAGATACGAATGTCGTCACACCGGAAATTAATGTCACGTCTGACAACAGTGATACTGAGATAATACTGAAGGCCAACAATGATGATTCTAAGGAAAATCTCGCGCGGGTGGACACAGAGGAAGAAttcaagaaatttacaatgtcGAACAAAACGATGCAATTCATTTCGCCTCTGCAAGTCATCGACAACGCAAAGCGACACTAA